A genomic segment from Flavobacterium sp. 9R encodes:
- the gcvP gene encoding aminomethyl-transferring glycine dehydrogenase, with amino-acid sequence MRTDAFALRHIGPRENDLQHMLKTIGVDSIERLVYETLPDDIRLKAPLQLDPAMTEYEFANHIQELGNKNKVFQSYIGLGYHQAIVPAVIQRNIFENPGWYTAYTPYQAEIAQGRLEAILNFQTMVIELTGMEIANASLLDEGTAAAEAMALLFDVRTRDQKKNNTNKFFVSEEILPQTLSVLQTRSTPIGIELVVGNHETFEFSEDFFGAMLQYPGKFGQVYDYSQFISKAAANEIKVAVAADILSLTKLTPPGEMGAAVVIGTTQRFGIPLGYGGPHAAYFATKNEYKRSMPGRIIGVTIDANGNRALRMALGTREQHIKREKATSNICTAQVLLSVMAGMYAVYHGPKGLRYIANKVHAVAATTANELTKLGYEQTNSAFFDTIVVKAEAQKIKALAEQNNINFFYIDEATVSIAFNETTSIEDVAKIVSIFAAAKGTQAPEITELTVTNHFPEALNRTSSFLQHDVFNKYHSESAMMRYIKMLERKDLSLNHSMISLGSCTMKLNAASEMLPLSNPQWNNIHPFAPLDQAQGYQEMLRKLEQQLNVITGFAGTTLQPNSGAQGEYAGLMVIRAYHQSRGDHHRNIALIPSSAHGTNPASAAMAGMKVVVTKTLDNGNIDVEDLREKAMLHKDNLSCLMVTYPSTHGVFESAIQEITKIIHDNGGQVYMDGANMNAQVGLTNPATIGADVCHLNLHKTFAIPHGGGGPGVGPICVAPQLVPFLPTNPVIPTGGEHAITAISAAPWGSALVCLISYGYISMLGAEGLKSATEHAILNANYIKEKLNGHYDTLYSGEMGRAAHEMILECRPFKQKGIEVTDIAKRLMDYGFHAPTVSFPVAGTLMIEPTESENLEELDRFCDAMISIRKEIEAATIEDSNNVLKNSPHTLAMLTAETWDFPYSREQAAFPLDYIAENKFWPTVRRADDAYGDRNLVCSCAPIEAYMES; translated from the coding sequence ATGAGAACAGATGCTTTTGCTTTAAGACACATTGGTCCAAGAGAGAATGACCTTCAACACATGTTGAAAACCATTGGAGTTGATTCTATAGAACGACTCGTTTATGAAACCCTTCCAGATGACATTCGTCTAAAAGCACCACTGCAATTGGATCCCGCAATGACAGAATATGAATTTGCGAATCACATTCAAGAATTAGGTAATAAAAATAAAGTTTTCCAATCTTATATTGGTTTAGGATATCACCAAGCGATTGTTCCTGCTGTTATTCAAAGAAATATTTTTGAAAACCCAGGATGGTACACCGCTTACACTCCTTACCAAGCCGAAATCGCGCAAGGTCGTTTGGAAGCTATTTTGAATTTTCAAACTATGGTTATTGAATTAACTGGAATGGAAATCGCCAATGCCTCACTTCTTGATGAAGGTACAGCAGCAGCTGAGGCTATGGCTTTACTTTTTGATGTAAGAACCCGCGATCAAAAGAAAAACAATACCAACAAATTCTTCGTTTCTGAAGAAATTTTACCACAGACTTTATCGGTTTTACAAACACGTTCTACACCAATCGGAATAGAATTGGTAGTGGGTAACCACGAAACTTTCGAATTCTCGGAAGACTTTTTTGGAGCTATGTTGCAATATCCAGGTAAATTCGGTCAAGTATATGACTATTCACAGTTTATTTCAAAAGCAGCAGCTAACGAAATAAAAGTAGCCGTTGCAGCAGACATTTTAAGTTTAACAAAATTGACGCCTCCAGGCGAAATGGGAGCAGCTGTAGTGATTGGTACTACACAACGTTTCGGAATTCCATTAGGATATGGTGGACCTCACGCAGCGTATTTTGCTACCAAAAACGAATACAAACGCTCTATGCCAGGCCGTATTATCGGAGTAACTATTGATGCGAACGGAAATAGAGCATTGAGAATGGCTTTAGGAACTCGTGAACAACACATCAAACGTGAAAAAGCTACCTCAAATATCTGTACAGCACAAGTTTTATTGTCTGTAATGGCAGGTATGTATGCAGTGTACCACGGACCTAAAGGTTTACGCTATATCGCTAATAAAGTACACGCCGTGGCTGCAACAACAGCAAACGAATTGACTAAATTAGGTTACGAGCAAACCAACAGCGCTTTCTTCGATACCATTGTAGTGAAAGCTGAGGCTCAAAAAATAAAAGCATTAGCAGAACAAAACAATATCAACTTCTTCTATATCGACGAAGCAACAGTTTCTATTGCATTCAACGAAACCACTAGTATCGAAGACGTAGCCAAAATTGTTAGCATTTTCGCTGCCGCAAAAGGAACTCAAGCTCCTGAAATTACTGAATTAACAGTAACCAACCACTTCCCAGAAGCATTGAACAGAACGTCTTCGTTTTTACAACACGATGTTTTCAATAAATACCATTCTGAATCAGCTATGATGCGTTACATCAAAATGCTAGAGCGTAAAGATTTATCATTGAACCATTCGATGATTTCTTTAGGCTCTTGTACAATGAAATTGAACGCAGCTTCAGAAATGTTGCCACTTAGCAATCCACAATGGAATAACATTCATCCTTTTGCTCCACTAGATCAAGCTCAAGGATACCAAGAAATGTTGCGCAAATTAGAACAACAATTAAATGTAATCACAGGTTTTGCTGGTACTACTTTGCAACCTAACTCTGGTGCACAAGGAGAATATGCCGGATTAATGGTAATTCGTGCGTACCACCAATCCCGTGGAGATCACCACAGAAACATCGCTTTGATTCCATCTTCAGCTCACGGAACCAACCCAGCTTCTGCAGCTATGGCAGGTATGAAAGTAGTGGTAACCAAAACTTTGGACAATGGAAACATTGACGTAGAAGATTTACGTGAAAAAGCGATGCTGCACAAAGACAACCTTTCTTGTTTGATGGTAACTTATCCATCTACACACGGGGTATTCGAAAGTGCTATCCAAGAAATCACCAAAATCATTCACGATAACGGTGGTCAAGTATATATGGACGGAGCAAATATGAACGCTCAAGTAGGTTTAACCAATCCAGCAACTATTGGTGCGGATGTTTGCCACTTGAACTTACACAAAACCTTCGCTATTCCTCACGGTGGTGGTGGACCAGGTGTTGGACCAATTTGTGTAGCTCCTCAATTGGTTCCATTTTTACCAACAAACCCAGTAATTCCAACTGGAGGAGAACATGCAATTACCGCTATTTCTGCTGCACCATGGGGATCTGCTTTAGTTTGCTTGATTTCTTACGGATACATTTCAATGTTAGGTGCTGAGGGATTAAAATCAGCAACGGAACACGCAATTTTAAATGCCAACTACATCAAAGAAAAATTAAACGGTCACTATGACACGTTATATTCTGGTGAAATGGGTCGTGCAGCTCACGAAATGATTTTGGAATGTCGTCCTTTCAAACAAAAAGGAATCGAAGTAACTGATATCGCTAAACGTTTGATGGATTATGGTTTCCATGCGCCAACCGTTTCTTTCCCAGTAGCAGGTACCTTAATGATCGAACCAACAGAAAGTGAAAACTTAGAAGAATTGGATCGTTTCTGTGACGCTATGATTTCCATCCGAAAAGAAATCGAAGCAGCAACTATCGAGGACAGTAATAATGTATTGAAAAATTCACCACATACTTTAGCGATGCTAACAGCTGAAACTTGGGATTTCCCATACAGCAGAGAACAAGCGGCTTTTCCATTGGATTACATTGCTGAAAACAAATTCTGGCCTACTGTGCGCAGAGCCGATGACGCTTACGGAGATAGAAACCTAGTTTGTAGCTGTGCGCCTATCGAAGCGTATATGGAAAGTTAA
- a CDS encoding 3-oxoacyl-ACP synthase III family protein gives MKIKITGIGSYIPALKIHNTDFDKHVFLNEDGSAFAYPNDVVINKFKGITGIEQRRYAEDHLNSSDLAYFAAQKAIEDAKIDPETIDYIIYAHNFGDVNHGTIQADTLPSLATRVKNKLQIKNPKCVAYDILFGCPGWIEGVLQANAFITSGMAKRCLVIGAETLSRVVDAHDRDSMIYADGAGAAIIEGSDSETGMLSYESGTFAIDEANYLFFGKSYNQDLNPNTRYIKMYGRKIYEFALSKVPAAMKSCLDKSGIEINQVKKILIHQANEKMDEAIIHRFYKLYGQTPPKDIMPMSINELGNSSVATVPTLYDLLTKGQIENHEIHKGDVIMFASVGAGMNVNAFVYRY, from the coding sequence ATGAAAATAAAAATAACAGGAATTGGAAGTTACATTCCAGCTCTAAAAATTCACAACACCGACTTTGATAAACATGTCTTTTTAAACGAAGACGGATCTGCCTTTGCCTATCCTAATGATGTAGTGATCAATAAATTTAAAGGAATTACAGGCATTGAACAACGTCGTTATGCAGAGGATCATTTAAACTCTTCGGACTTGGCTTATTTTGCTGCACAAAAAGCAATTGAAGATGCCAAAATTGATCCGGAAACCATTGATTACATTATTTACGCACATAATTTTGGTGATGTCAATCACGGAACCATTCAAGCAGACACGCTCCCAAGTCTAGCGACAAGAGTAAAAAACAAATTACAAATCAAGAATCCAAAATGTGTGGCTTATGACATTCTTTTTGGTTGCCCTGGATGGATTGAAGGCGTATTGCAAGCCAATGCCTTTATTACTTCTGGAATGGCCAAACGTTGTTTAGTTATTGGAGCCGAAACCCTATCAAGAGTAGTAGACGCACACGATAGAGACTCTATGATTTATGCCGATGGTGCTGGAGCAGCTATTATCGAAGGCTCAGATTCTGAAACGGGAATGCTGTCTTACGAAAGTGGTACTTTTGCCATAGACGAAGCCAATTATCTGTTTTTTGGTAAATCATACAATCAAGATTTGAATCCCAACACGCGCTATATCAAAATGTATGGCCGCAAAATATACGAATTTGCCCTAAGCAAAGTTCCTGCTGCAATGAAAAGTTGTTTGGACAAAAGCGGTATCGAAATCAATCAAGTCAAAAAAATATTGATTCATCAAGCCAATGAAAAAATGGACGAAGCCATCATTCACCGTTTTTACAAACTCTATGGACAAACACCGCCTAAAGACATTATGCCAATGAGCATCAACGAACTAGGGAACAGTAGTGTTGCAACCGTTCCAACTTTATACGACTTATTGACGAAAGGTCAAATCGAAAACCACGAAATCCATAAAGGAGACGTTATTATGTTTGCCTCAGTAGGCGCTGGTATGAATGTCAATGCCTTTGTATATCGCTACTAG
- a CDS encoding methyltransferase has product MYEKTFPNKRFKHTLEFLQKHITTQETIFDLGVPNPFSKIMEENGYTVKNTTGEDLDNNQNALQTEDYTVFTAFEIFEHLLNPYTVLQNVKCDKLLISIPLRLWFSPAYRSKTDMWDRHYHEFEDWQLDWLLEKTGWKIIAREKFTHPVKKIGFRPLLRFFTPRYYIVYAERA; this is encoded by the coding sequence ATGTACGAAAAAACATTTCCCAATAAACGATTCAAGCATACTTTAGAATTTTTACAAAAACACATCACTACCCAAGAAACCATTTTTGATTTAGGAGTTCCAAACCCTTTCTCAAAAATTATGGAAGAAAATGGATATACTGTAAAAAACACTACTGGCGAGGATTTAGACAACAATCAAAACGCCTTACAAACTGAAGACTATACGGTTTTTACTGCCTTCGAAATCTTTGAACATTTATTGAATCCTTATACTGTTTTACAAAATGTAAAATGCGACAAATTATTAATTTCAATCCCCCTTCGTTTATGGTTTTCACCCGCTTATCGCAGCAAAACTGATATGTGGGACAGACATTACCACGAATTTGAAGATTGGCAATTGGACTGGTTGCTAGAAAAAACAGGCTGGAAAATTATCGCAAGAGAAAAATTCACACATCCCGTAAAAAAAATAGGATTCCGTCCGCTATTGCGTTTTTTTACACCAAGATACTATATTGTTTACGCTGAACGAGCCTAA
- a CDS encoding glycosyltransferase family 2 protein, with amino-acid sequence MKYYIVIPSYNEEALIGLTLQSLISQTVLPSKIVVVNDNSTDRTAEVVLEFAKNNPYISLVNKSSENIHLPGSKVIQAFEKGFETLDDNYDLIVKIDADLIFPSNYFETIIKHFQSDERIGMVGGFCYIEKNGEWILENLTDKDHIRGALKAYRKETFQQIGGLKPAMGWDTVDELLCKFYNWKVVTDESLHVKHLKPTGASYNKAARYKQGEAFYSLGYGFIITAISSLKLAMRKGKPLLFIDYIMGFWKAKSSGKPLFVTAEQAKFFRNYRWKKMKEKLF; translated from the coding sequence ATGAAATACTACATCGTCATACCGTCTTATAACGAAGAAGCTTTAATTGGTTTGACACTGCAATCACTGATTTCGCAAACTGTTTTGCCTTCAAAAATTGTGGTGGTCAATGACAATTCAACAGATAGAACTGCCGAAGTTGTATTGGAATTTGCTAAGAACAACCCATACATAAGTTTGGTCAACAAATCATCAGAAAACATACATCTACCGGGAAGTAAAGTCATTCAAGCTTTTGAAAAAGGATTCGAAACCTTGGACGACAACTATGATTTAATTGTAAAGATTGATGCCGATTTAATATTTCCTTCCAATTATTTCGAAACTATTATTAAACATTTCCAGTCCGATGAACGCATTGGAATGGTGGGTGGTTTTTGCTACATCGAAAAAAATGGGGAGTGGATATTAGAAAATTTAACCGACAAAGACCATATTCGTGGTGCGCTAAAAGCTTATCGAAAAGAAACTTTCCAACAAATTGGTGGGCTAAAACCGGCTATGGGTTGGGATACTGTAGACGAGTTGTTATGCAAGTTTTACAATTGGAAAGTAGTCACCGACGAAAGTCTGCATGTAAAGCACCTCAAACCAACTGGCGCAAGCTACAATAAAGCCGCTCGATACAAACAAGGAGAAGCTTTTTACAGCTTGGGTTACGGATTTATCATCACGGCAATTTCATCATTAAAATTGGCCATGCGAAAAGGGAAACCTCTTCTATTTATAGATTACATAATGGGTTTTTGGAAAGCAAAATCATCCGGAAAACCATTATTTGTAACAGCGGAGCAAGCTAAATTTTTCAGAAATTACCGCTGGAAAAAAATGAAAGAAAAACTGTTTTAA
- a CDS encoding ABC transporter permease, with amino-acid sequence MMLIRYISQIGKYFLMIKEIFIKQTKWSVMKNLIFKEIDDLIINSLGIVCFISFFVGGVVSIQTALNLTNPLIPTYLIGFATRQSVILEFAPTFISVIMAGKMGSFITSSIGTMRVTEQIDALEVMGVNSLNYLVFPKIIALLMYPFLIGISMFLGVFGGWMAAVYGGFTSSESFITGVQLDFIPFHITYAFIKTIIFALLLATIPSFHGYYMKGGALEVGKASTVSFVWTSVCIITSNYILTQLLLGA; translated from the coding sequence ATGATGCTAATTCGCTACATCTCACAAATCGGAAAATACTTTCTGATGATTAAAGAAATCTTTATTAAACAAACCAAATGGTCTGTGATGAAGAATCTTATTTTTAAAGAAATCGACGACCTCATCATTAACTCGTTGGGAATCGTTTGTTTCATTTCGTTTTTCGTTGGTGGCGTAGTTTCTATCCAAACCGCATTGAACTTAACCAATCCGTTAATTCCAACTTATTTGATTGGTTTTGCTACAAGACAATCTGTAATATTAGAGTTTGCACCAACATTTATTTCAGTAATTATGGCGGGAAAAATGGGTTCTTTTATAACATCAAGTATTGGTACTATGCGTGTTACAGAACAAATTGATGCATTAGAAGTTATGGGAGTTAACTCTTTAAACTATCTCGTTTTCCCAAAAATAATCGCCTTGCTAATGTATCCTTTTTTGATTGGTATTAGTATGTTTTTAGGCGTTTTTGGCGGTTGGATGGCTGCAGTTTATGGTGGGTTTACTTCAAGCGAAAGCTTTATTACTGGAGTACAATTGGATTTTATTCCTTTTCACATCACTTACGCTTTCATTAAAACAATCATTTTTGCCTTACTATTGGCAACAATTCCATCGTTTCACGGCTATTACATGAAAGGCGGCGCACTCGAAGTAGGTAAAGCAAGTACGGTTTCCTTTGTATGGACATCTGTATGTATCATCACATCAAACTATATTTTAACTCAATTATTACTTGGCGCATGA
- a CDS encoding ABC transporter ATP-binding protein, with amino-acid sequence MIEIKNIEKSFGESKVLKGVSCLFEAGKTNLIIGQSGSGKTVLLKSLLGIHYPEKGTISFDGRIYSELLPEEKRELRTEIGMVFQGSALFDSMTVAENVAFPLQMFTHNTPSETKDRVDFVLKRVNLIDAHKKLPSEISGGMQKRVAIARAIVNNPKYLFCDEPNSGLDPYTSTVIDNLIKEITEEYNITTVVNTHDMNSVMEIGENILFLKNGIKEWQGTKEEIFRTDNEAIVDFVYSSNLFKKVREAYLKG; translated from the coding sequence ATGATAGAAATCAAAAACATAGAAAAATCATTTGGCGAGAGTAAAGTTTTAAAGGGAGTATCTTGTCTTTTTGAAGCGGGCAAAACCAACTTAATCATTGGTCAGAGTGGTTCTGGAAAAACCGTTTTATTAAAAAGTTTGTTAGGCATTCATTATCCCGAGAAAGGAACTATTTCTTTTGATGGTAGAATTTACTCCGAATTATTGCCTGAAGAAAAGAGGGAATTACGAACAGAAATTGGAATGGTTTTTCAAGGCAGTGCTTTGTTCGACTCTATGACTGTTGCAGAGAACGTAGCCTTCCCTTTACAAATGTTTACACACAATACTCCTTCAGAAACGAAAGACCGTGTAGATTTTGTTTTAAAAAGAGTTAACTTGATTGATGCTCATAAAAAACTACCTTCAGAAATATCCGGTGGTATGCAAAAAAGAGTCGCTATCGCTCGTGCAATAGTAAATAACCCTAAGTATTTATTTTGTGATGAACCCAACTCAGGATTAGACCCTTATACTTCTACTGTAATTGATAATTTAATTAAAGAAATTACTGAGGAATATAATATTACTACCGTTGTTAATACCCATGATATGAACTCTGTGATGGAAATTGGAGAAAATATCCTCTTCCTGAAAAACGGAATCAAAGAATGGCAAGGTACCAAAGAAGAAATTTTTAGAACCGACAACGAAGCCATTGTGGACTTTGTTTACTCTTCTAACTTATTCAAAAAGGTAAGAGAAGCTTATTTAAAAGGATAA
- a CDS encoding mannose-1-phosphate guanylyltransferase, with the protein MNKNYYAILMAGGVGSRFWPVSTTEFPKQFHDMLGTGETLIQKTFSRLSQLIPKENILILTNEAYNAIVLEQLPMVSQEQIVLEPAMRNTAPCILFASLKIKKLNPNAVVVVAPSDHWIEDEVQFVANLQLSFDLCEREETLMTLGILPTFPNTGYGYIEYDKLDSRPIKKVVQFREKPDYATARKFIQSRNFLWNAGIFIWSIPSILKAFEAFQPAMLAHFMQGYSSYNTASENDFIKEYYPLAENISIDYAIMEKAKNTFVLSATFDWNDLGTWGSLYDKLPKDKQDNAVVNATVILENASNNIIRTAAKKLVVIDGLHDFIIVDKEDVLLIYPKSKEQDIKLIANKLKK; encoded by the coding sequence ATGAATAAAAATTATTACGCCATCTTGATGGCTGGAGGAGTAGGGTCTCGTTTTTGGCCAGTAAGTACCACAGAGTTTCCAAAACAATTTCACGATATGTTGGGGACTGGAGAGACGCTGATTCAAAAGACATTTAGTCGATTGTCACAGTTAATTCCAAAAGAAAACATACTGATTCTTACTAATGAAGCATACAATGCTATTGTGCTAGAACAGTTGCCTATGGTGAGTCAAGAACAAATTGTTCTAGAACCTGCAATGCGAAATACTGCACCTTGTATTTTATTTGCTTCGTTAAAAATCAAAAAACTGAATCCTAACGCCGTTGTTGTTGTTGCTCCAAGTGACCACTGGATTGAAGATGAAGTGCAGTTTGTGGCCAATTTGCAGCTTTCTTTTGATTTATGCGAAAGAGAAGAAACGCTAATGACTTTGGGTATTTTGCCTACTTTTCCTAACACAGGTTATGGCTATATTGAATATGATAAATTGGATAGTAGACCTATTAAAAAGGTAGTGCAGTTTCGCGAAAAGCCAGATTATGCCACGGCTAGAAAGTTCATTCAAAGTCGTAATTTTCTATGGAATGCAGGGATTTTTATTTGGAGTATTCCTTCTATTCTAAAAGCTTTCGAAGCTTTTCAACCAGCAATGTTAGCTCATTTTATGCAGGGGTACAGTAGTTATAATACCGCTTCTGAGAATGATTTTATAAAAGAATATTATCCATTGGCAGAAAACATTTCAATAGATTATGCCATTATGGAAAAAGCTAAAAATACTTTTGTTTTATCAGCTACTTTCGATTGGAATGATTTAGGGACTTGGGGGTCATTGTATGATAAATTACCCAAAGACAAACAAGATAATGCAGTGGTAAATGCAACGGTGATTTTAGAAAATGCTTCAAATAATATTATCCGTACTGCTGCTAAAAAACTAGTAGTGATTGATGGATTACATGATTTTATTATTGTAGATAAAGAAGATGTATTGTTGATTTATCCGAAAAGCAAAGAACAAGACATAAAATTGATTGCCAATAAATTAAAGAAGTAA
- a CDS encoding SprT-like domain-containing protein, whose translation MSDTLLKYLPEHAVKPVFELIVANQVHLKIVNERVTRHGDYRKGISGKHEITVNASLNKYRFLITLIHEIAHLVAFEKFGRNIKPHGAEWKYTFQRLMVPFIRPEIFPNHLLPLLARHFKNPAASSDTDATLALALKQFDQQNDKSYIFEIPYGSVFRIHNGKIFKKGALRTKRYECVEISSNRMYLFNPNAEVELLPH comes from the coding sequence TTGTCAGACACCCTTTTAAAATATTTGCCCGAACACGCCGTAAAGCCAGTTTTCGAACTGATTGTTGCGAATCAGGTGCATTTAAAAATTGTTAATGAACGTGTCACTCGCCACGGAGATTATAGGAAGGGAATCAGTGGAAAACACGAAATCACCGTAAATGCTAGTCTGAATAAATACCGGTTTTTGATTACGTTAATTCATGAGATAGCGCATTTGGTAGCTTTTGAAAAATTTGGACGCAACATCAAACCCCATGGAGCAGAATGGAAATATACTTTTCAGCGGTTGATGGTTCCGTTTATTAGACCTGAGATTTTCCCCAATCATTTGTTGCCATTATTAGCGCGACATTTTAAGAATCCCGCAGCGAGTAGTGATACAGACGCTACTTTGGCCTTGGCTTTAAAACAGTTTGACCAACAAAACGATAAAAGCTATATCTTTGAGATTCCTTATGGAAGTGTTTTTAGAATTCATAACGGGAAAATTTTTAAAAAAGGAGCACTTAGAACAAAGCGTTACGAATGTGTTGAAATTAGTTCGAATCGGATGTATTTGTTTAATCCTAATGCCGAAGTAGAATTATTGCCTCATTAA
- a CDS encoding SDR family oxidoreductase, which yields MKKIIITGTSRGIGYEMALLFANAGHQVLAISRKTPQALIENENITCLSIDLSTEEDLYQVTDFLDSSWKNVDAIIHNAGALLNKPFATITQADFEAIYRVNVFAVANLTRIVLPYLQKGSHVVTISSMGGVQGSLKFAGLAAYSSSKGAVITLSELLAEEYKEQGIAFNVLALGAVQTEMLEEAFPGYQAPLSAAEMAQYIFDFTLTGNKYYNGKVLQVTTSNP from the coding sequence ATGAAAAAAATTATTATTACTGGAACGTCTAGAGGCATCGGGTATGAAATGGCGTTGCTATTTGCCAATGCAGGTCATCAAGTGTTGGCCATTTCTAGAAAAACACCTCAAGCGCTAATCGAAAACGAAAATATTACTTGTTTGTCTATCGATTTATCGACCGAAGAGGATTTGTATCAAGTAACAGATTTTCTTGATAGCAGCTGGAAAAATGTGGATGCCATTATACACAACGCTGGCGCTTTATTGAATAAGCCTTTTGCCACCATCACTCAAGCTGATTTTGAAGCCATTTATAGAGTCAATGTTTTTGCAGTTGCAAATCTTACGCGAATCGTGTTGCCTTATTTGCAAAAAGGAAGCCACGTAGTTACGATTAGTTCTATGGGAGGAGTCCAAGGCAGTTTAAAATTTGCAGGATTAGCAGCTTACAGTTCAAGCAAAGGAGCAGTGATTACGCTATCAGAATTATTGGCTGAGGAATATAAAGAACAAGGTATTGCTTTCAACGTATTAGCGCTTGGAGCAGTTCAAACCGAAATGCTTGAAGAAGCTTTTCCTGGTTATCAAGCTCCATTATCTGCTGCTGAAATGGCTCAATACATTTTCGACTTTACGCTTACCGGAAATAAATACTATAACGGAAAAGTATTGCAAGTCACTACAAGTAATCCTTAA
- a CDS encoding ATP-grasp domain-containing protein, translating to MKLFFHKLFHWEYWPFQVVYFPIYFLWTYYAIRARSIFFFNAANPSIKNGGFMMESKKAIYNLIPKNEYPETLLIASGTSIPMILKKIQMEQITFPFIAKPDIGLRGSGVKKIKNLADLENYVAQADFDFLIQNLIPFSNEVGIFYVRFPHEKSGRITGIVAKEFLIVEGDGVSTITQLLQMNPRYAMQLKALQKEYGKKLDKIVPKGEKRNLVPYGNHARGAKFIDASNLITEKLNATIDKLCVQIPGFYFGRLDVMYDDFEELEQGINFSIVELNGAASEPTHIYDPKHSLWFAWKELARHITYMFQISVANHQLGFPYLSYAEGMQQYRMHLEQNKKIINF from the coding sequence TTGAAATTATTTTTTCATAAACTTTTTCATTGGGAGTATTGGCCATTTCAAGTGGTGTACTTTCCTATTTATTTTCTGTGGACGTATTATGCCATAAGAGCGCGTTCTATTTTTTTCTTTAATGCCGCTAATCCTTCTATTAAAAATGGGGGTTTTATGATGGAATCTAAAAAAGCCATTTATAATTTAATTCCAAAAAATGAGTATCCAGAAACCCTTTTGATTGCTTCGGGAACTTCAATTCCAATGATTTTAAAAAAGATTCAAATGGAACAAATTACGTTTCCATTTATCGCTAAACCAGATATTGGCTTAAGAGGTTCTGGGGTAAAAAAAATTAAAAATTTAGCCGATTTAGAAAATTATGTTGCTCAAGCCGATTTTGATTTTTTGATTCAAAACTTAATTCCATTTTCGAACGAAGTAGGCATTTTTTACGTACGTTTTCCACACGAAAAGTCAGGTAGAATCACTGGAATAGTAGCCAAAGAATTTTTGATTGTCGAAGGTGACGGTGTTTCGACCATTACTCAATTGCTACAAATGAATCCCCGCTATGCTATGCAATTGAAAGCCTTGCAAAAAGAGTATGGGAAAAAACTAGATAAGATTGTGCCTAAAGGGGAGAAGCGAAACTTAGTGCCTTATGGCAATCACGCCCGAGGAGCCAAGTTTATAGATGCAAGCAACTTAATCACTGAGAAGTTGAATGCAACAATAGACAAATTATGTGTTCAAATTCCAGGGTTTTACTTTGGGCGTTTGGACGTTATGTATGACGATTTTGAGGAATTAGAACAAGGAATTAATTTTTCGATTGTTGAGTTGAACGGCGCCGCTAGCGAACCCACTCATATTTATGACCCGAAGCACTCGCTTTGGTTTGCTTGGAAAGAACTAGCTAGACATATTACCTATATGTTCCAAATTAGCGTAGCCAATCATCAATTAGGTTTTCCTTATTTGAGTTATGCTGAAGGAATGCAACAATATCGAATGCATTTGGAACAAAACAAAAAAATAATCAATTTTTAA